A region of the Sarcophilus harrisii chromosome 3, mSarHar1.11, whole genome shotgun sequence genome:
ctttatattccttttccatGATCATCTAACTTTCATTAATAACTGTGAACAGCTTAGAAGGAAAagtgagaaatttaaaaagacatagcttcaaaaatacttgttgattttgCTGATGTGGAGAAAGAAACCATAATCTCTCGCCTTACCAATGCCCTCTATCCAGTCTCACACTAACTGAAAGAAGGTATTGCAAGTATATGGGAAATATAAGCAATGATATATTTCCATTATTCAGGAGGAGAAGGGTTATAAAATATGCTAACCTGTTCTGCCATACTCTATGCTCCTCTGGGTATTCTtgcttcatttaattttcaccaGATCTGATCATGGGCTCTCCTCATcctgtcatttctattttctacCATGCAGATGCATCTTTCAAGCAAAAATGAGTAGCCTATGACCGTTCAGCAGTAcccttgtttcacttagcatggTATTCAAGGAAACACACTGTTCTGATAtcccatccttctttcttttatgtcCATTACTTCCCTAAAGAAGACTTTGAAGGAGTTTGAGAAAATTGTTAGGCAGATATTTCTTCATCATTAATTTTCCatgataacattttaatttttttgcttttttattttgtattttgtttttccccatttacatgtaaaaacaatgcttgatattctcttcttcaCTTTCCACCAGAACTACTCCATCAAAAATTCAAGCAATTAAATATATGCATTGTCatagaaaacatttctataataatcatattgtgaaagaaagcagagactgaaaaagaatgtaaaaaaatgaatgcttcAATTGGCATTCTGACACTTCTACCTCTGGGAAAatggcattttttcatcataagtcctgtaatgttctcttgtatTGTTGTAATGGTGAGAAAAGTTGTATCTTTCACAgctaatcatcatataatattgctgttactttgtcaACAGTACATATCACTTTGTAGctgctcatggaagtctttccaggcttttttgaaaggCATCCTGCTAATCATTCCAGATATAATTTTGAGAGTAGTAACAATCAGGTTCTGACATAGAAGCTACATTGTTTGTTATATTGAATGTCTTCATACATACGTAatcacacatgtgtatgtatcagttttttctttttcagttctgaattttgtcccactttccttccccacccattaaaaaaacagcataaaaatctatatacatttgtatattcaCTTAAAATGAATGGCCATATTAGCTATCattaaaagatggagaaaaagaaagagaaaagaaaggaaggaaggagggaaagaataaaggaaggaacaaaagaagaaaggaaaaagaaaagaaggaagacaggGGGAGAcgaaataaaagaggtagaaaaaagagagaaatgaagaagaaataaatgaagaaataaagagagaaagcaaaaagaaagaaggacagaTAGAATAAGTAAAATagagagtaaaaggaaagaaagaagaaaagaagggaggaagggacagaggaaggaaggaaggaaggaaggaaggaaggaaggaaggaaggaaggaaggaaggaaggaaagaaaaaaggaaggaaagaaggaaggaaggaaggaaaggaggagggtaggagggaggaaggaaggaatgaggaaaggagagagagaggggaaaaaggaagaaaaaatgtacCAAGAAGAATGGAGTTGGGGGAAAGCATTTCATTTAAACCATTGTTACTAACCTGAATAAAACCTTGCTGTTAGCTTCTGCAATGTGAGCTGCTCAAAGATGATATTACTGAATCCCTTTGCAATCAAAAAGACTCAGAATTCTCCCAATTAAGGCTGGTTTGGCAAATAATTATACACTTTTCATTCTTGTCTGGCAATGAAAATTCTGTTCTTTTTGGCTGGTGAGCTGGTTTTCCCTTGATTTTCCCCACTATATTTGTAGCTATAAGTGGACAGCACTTTTGATAGAATGGCCCCATAGGACAATTTCAACTTCGTTAGATATTCCTTGCATTTCCCCAAGGACAGTGTTCCTGCTTGTCAGCCAAATACAGAGAGGCAGAGATCAGCGTCCTGAGGTCTTTTTCTGGGTAGAAAAGACAaggtgccaaaaaaaaaaagacctctcaGATGCACTGGGTTggaattcaagaaatattaattaatgtGCATGGGAATAAATATGTGTTGTAGTTGTAGGATTCATCATCTCTCAATTTCCCTCAAAAGAGCAGAATAAATCCCTTTCAGTCATTCTTCAAAAGGCAGAAGAGCAGAGATCCAACTGCCCTGAGGAGTAGTTTAGCTTGTTAGCTCAGTTGAAACAGATTGTATTGTGGCTATGTTATGACTTTGGTTTACATAGAAGCAAAAGAGCTTCAAAAATTTTGTGTAAAATATAGTGAAGGTTTATTGAAGATTTGTTAAAATTTAGAAGGCAATGACATATAAGAACTGccatccccttcctctcttttaatCATTCAATTTACCATTTCCTGCATAAAGTTTTCACTAAAACCCTCATCAATACTCATTACTCTCCTGTATCACTATATTATTCACTATATATTCACTGGAACctactatatattttgaattttcttttttctttaatttttagtagctttttatttacaagttatatgcataggtaattttacagcattgacaattgccaaaccttttgttccaatttttcccctccttcccccgaccccctcccctacatggcaggatgaccaatacatgttaaatatcataTTCAacaaatttgtctataattttgaaagtgaaaaaaaggacattcaatgaatttgcagattttcaggacctTCTATTAATCAGCCTGAACTTACcagaaaatttaatatgtaagagtcaatatcaaagatgaaagaatttggaagaaaagaactTTCAGGCataaatttatttactatttaaaaaaaaagtcttcctaatATTTACAGCTGTTTTAAAATGGAATAGGCTGCCCCTTACCAGAGGTTCTCAATCAAAGGCTGGGTGACTGACGATCAGTCAGGCATGTTATGAGGAAAATTCTTATTCAAATATGAGTAGAACTGATATTCTTTCCAATTTTGAGTTTTTGTAATTCAGTAATTTGAATCCTACATTATTATTGACTGAAAGTTATATATAAGtaataatgatgaaataatatataaattatagttaACATTTTATGCATGAAATGTCTGTATTTCTCTGTTCTTATGAAGGTGAATATATAtcagaaaattcaattaaataattttatgaaaacaaagaaattaagatcaacatgatgaaaaattctgtaAACATCCAGAGAACAAtggatggtgtctgaatacaaattgaaatatatttttaattctatttttcttgaagggtttttttttatttatgttttcttttacaacatgactactatggaaatattttgtatgacCACACATATAAAATCTATGTTGAATTGCTCAAAAGAAgtgtgaaggaaggaagaaggggagagaatctagaaaacaaagttttaaaagggaatgttaaaattatttttacacataactgggaaaataaaatactgaattaagaaatgatgagcaagctgatttcagggaaaaaaacatgaaaaagacttaacatgaattgatataaagtgaaatgagcagtagtagaagatcattatacacagtaagaGCAACTTTTAATGATGTTCTACTGTAATAATTATTTTCAGCCATACTGTGCTTTAAGGCAATTCTGtgggacttatgatgaaaaggtCTAGCTGCAGAGAAGTGATAGAACCTGAATGATgatcaaagatatttttatttactttctttatttttttatttgtttggctGTATTTTTGTTCACAGAAttatttacatggaaatgtattttgcatcactacacatgtaaaatatgtgaaattgcttgccttctcaataaagggggagaggaaagatggagagaatttCAACCAtccaaatgtgaaaaaaaatattaaaattgtttttacatgtaatcgggaaagttttttttttttaattctatctgGCCAAAATGATTATCCTATCAGTTaatacatttttctaaaatctaatcGAAGGTATTGGCTGACAATTAATAGGAAGCACAGCAGTAGGGCTTCATAAATAATTgtaatacaaattttatttcctcaGGATGACCTCTAGAAGTCTGGGGAAAGTTGTAGCTTCCTGCCTCTCTGGGAACCCAAGCTGTCAGGATAACTTCAAGATGAGAAAACTCCCATAGGGGgtactataatataaatattcagTGCCAAATTGCTTTTATTCTTGTGTAACCTATTTCATCTGAATACTTTGCATCCAGTCATAGGAAGCTGAAgaatgtagtgaatagagcactaaacctagagtcaggaaacctTACAAGctgtttgaccctgagcaagtaaattaatctctgtttacctcagttttctcaactatatatGAGtgcaataatagcatctacctcacagaattgttgtgaggattaaatctactaatatttgtaaagcacttaatccATAGtaagtattatttaaatgttagcaGCAACAAAAAAGTCATGACGTATTATATTACTGACttgtttcttggattttgtttcttataaactgtttcttcttccttgatggaaaatacacatacattttttatccctttttgaGATTTACCAGCCTCTAGGAAAATAAGATATTGTGACTTCTTAATGATATatactttctcatttgaaaaCCACTTATTtcagccttttctttttattttaagccATTATCTATAAACCAAAATTCTTTTACctcagaaagaaatggaaatggaggTAATTGGGAAGTAGGGGTTGTCTTTAAAAACATAGCAGCAATACTGTACAACATTTCCAAGGAGAAAAAGCTTATTATCATGTAGTTGAAGGTGGAAtggtaaaagagaaaaagtaatgcAAAAACAGCTAAGCAATATAGCAATACATATTTTAAtacatacattaatatatattacatatacatgcatacatcaATACACAtactgatatatattatatatgcatatatcagtatatattaatacatatatgcccacacaaatatacatatatggattcACCTCTATAtcgatatacatatttatgtatgtatgtatgtgtgtgtatacttatatattactATCCAGATCCAACCTGCCATATCCTCTAAGAAGAGAACATGGattttataatctcttctttgGAGACAAGTTTGGCTCCTTACATAGTGTTCCATTATATTGGTTGCCATAACTTTCATTCACCTTGTGTGTAGTGATTGTGTGTGTTACTTTACAGATTCTGTtgaaatccatcctcagacacataccagctctgtgaccctgtgtaagtcatttaagttctacttatctgtttccttatttgtaaagtagaGATAGTAATAGTACTTACCTTCACATATTCTTGAGGTAGGTAAGAAAAGTGGTAGATGAAGTGTcaggtttgaagtcagaaaagctgattttcctgagtccaaatctgtctaagacacttactagccatgtgaccctgaacatgtcacttaaccctgtttgcttcagttttttcatctataaaatgagctggggaaggaaatggcaaacactagtatttttgccaagaaaacccaactgAGATCAagaagagttgtacatgacttaaaaataatcacaaaatgttTTGAggataagaaaattaatatttataggaTGATTTCCagactttaaagtgctatgtaagtgTCACATATTAttcttattgatttattattattattagtctaaGCAAACTCACAATCTATAAGCTAAGTTCTATGAAGAAGTCCTAATTCAAGGAGTCACATTTGATCCCATGACTATTAGTAAGTATTTCACCAAGAATGGAAAGTCTTAGAATGGCAAGGAATGAATCTTATGACTGGAAATAAGGATAAGTATACctcatttaaaagaaattgcATGCAGAAAAATTAGGGGTCTAAGAATTACTTTAAGTATTAAGAAGATATACTTACATTAAGTAATTCTAAGTAAATGAGCAACCAGATTTAGGAATCACAGTGGAGCAAATGTAGATGAAGATCAATGTAATGGGGGTAGAATAAAAGACATGTGGACTTAAAGAGGAGATGAAGAGCCAGGAAAACATATGGTAAGCCTGACAAAGTATAATAAATTAGTGAAAGGAAAGTTTCAATTTCTCAGATACTAGCAGGAATATTTTCTCCTCCCAAATCAGGaaagctaatgatttttttttttacttatcatGAAGATAATTTTATCCTAAAAAACACAGGTGTGAAATGTAGACATGCTAATCTTGATTCAATGTTCTCAGTCAGCGAACATTGCTGGAGAGGGGAAGAATAGATAAGATAGCATCCGTAAGGGGGAAAGGGATCTTGAACTCTATAGGTTTCTGTAGGCACCGTAATGTTGAGGAGAGGAGATTTTAAAGGGTTCAGTGGAAGAATAAGGAAGATCATTATCCCTGCCTTAAAATTCTAATaggttacattctaatagaaCATGTTACAAAAAACTGTAGAAAGATTAATGAGGCATGATCAAAAAGAAGTCACTAGTAGTGAGGAAGGTGAAGATAAAAGAACTCTTACAGAATATGGGATTTGTATTTCCTCTTAGAGGAAACTAGAGAAGCCGGGAGGCAGAAAAAAGATGGGACATTCCAGATGTGGGGAAGAGTAAGTGACAGTGCCCATAATCAAGGGATGCATTGTTGcaaggaaagaacaacaaaacaggCACTGTTACTGGATGACAGAATATATAGAAAGTAAgtgtaaaaagaataataatataagtGCACACTTAAAGAGTAAGAAGACTGGGaagcttaaaaaaatactttttgttatggtctagaaaaaaatctttctctttacCACTGTTTGCACAGCCTCTTTTATCTGTTGGTTCCTTAGACTGTAAATGATGGGGTTCAAAAAGGGGGGTATTACAGAGTAAAACACAGACAGAATCATGTCCTCAATGGATGCAGAAACTGAAGATGGTCGGAGGTAAACATAAAAACCTGAAATCAGAAACACCAGTACAACGATGATATGGGGGATGCAGGTGGAAAAGGCTTTTCTTTGGTCTTCTTTCACTGGAAATTTCAGCACGGTGGAAAATATGCGAACATAAGAAGCAATGATGAAGGCAAAGCAGCCACCCCCAACCCCCAGTCCAGTGACAATTATAAGTATTTCATTACTGAAGGTCTCAGAACAAGAGAGTTTGAGTAGAGAGGGCATGTCACAGAAGAACTGTTGGATGACATTGGATCGACAGAAAGGCAGTCGAAATGTGTAACCAGTATGGAACCCTGCATACAGGAGGCCAGTGAGCAAGCTGGTCAAGGTCATCTGCACACAGACTCGGGGACTCATGATTACTGTGTAGTGGAGTGGGCGGCATATGGCGACATAGCGATCGCGGGCCATGATGGTGAGGCAGGTCAACTCCACGTATACAAAGAACACCACGAGGAAGATCTGGGCCACACACTCACTCTTTGAGATCGCCCTGCTGTTCAACAGGGAGTTGGCAGATGCTTTAGGGAGAGTCACAGTTATGTAGCAGGCATCCACTATGGACAGGTTCCTCAGGAAAAAATACATGGGGGTATGTAGGCGTCTGTCAACAGTAGTAACGATGACAATCAGTAGATTTCCCAACACAGTGGCCaagaaaatcaggaagaaaagcaaagaatagaTGATCTGCAGCTCTCGAATATCCGAAAACCCCATGAGGAGAAATTCACTCACAACAGTCAGGTTAGACATTTCCTGAACCTTTTATCTGGGGACCTAgggagaaaaggataaatatatttcaaaaattgaaGATGCTATGGTGTGTATTATTCTTGGTACACATAACTTTTTGAATAATGTATTGGGTCCTTAGGGAAGCAAATGAGTGTTATACATAATTCTTTATTGCTGTCTCTTCAATACATTAAGGACTTGAGACCTCATCCCTGACATAGACATTATTCTAATGAGCCAAATCCATACCATTTATGATGTTGGGAAACATTGGTCATCTTTGGAATTTGATGTAAATGAACATTTTACTGTTGGGCAACTAATCAGATAAAAGCCTTTCCTTATTATATCATGGTTGTTTTCAGTCAACAGTTATGCAGACCATCCCTGACTTAGCCATTCTGGGTTGTGTCTGATGGCAGAGTATTTGAGTGTTTATGGTTACCTTTATATTATGATGATCCAGTGGAGGTAAATTCTAATGGCCTCTAGCAccaggtggtataatggataaagcactgggcttggagtcaggaagtcttgagtttgatttcagtctcagacacttttcAGGTATGGAATctagaacaagtcacttaatcactgttTGATTCACTTGttccaactctaaaatgagattaatagtACCACCTACTTCTCATGtttgttagaaagaaaaaaatgagatatttatgaaACACATAGCATAGTGCCTATGATGTAGACACTGTAAATTCTATTATGATTGCTTAAAATTTGCTTACATAAGAATTTGCCAATAAACACATTCTTATCTGTCTGATTCTCCAACCTTCACATAAGTTTCCAAATGACAGGTATCTCAGTAGAAATCTTTTATGTGCAAGAAGTTTACAGGACTCAATTTTTGCCATCATATGATTTgggtattttaaagtttaaattcaaataatt
Encoded here:
- the LOC100932699 gene encoding LOW QUALITY PROTEIN: olfactory receptor 14C36-like (The sequence of the model RefSeq protein was modified relative to this genomic sequence to represent the inferred CDS: inserted 1 base in 1 codon), encoding MSNLTVVSEFLLMGFSDIRELQIIYSLLFFLIFLATVLGNLLIVIVTTVDRRLHTPMYFFLRNLSIVDACYITVTLPKASANSLLNSRAISKSECVAQIFLVVFFVYVELTCLTIMARDRYVAICRPLHYTVIMSPRVCVQMTLTSLLTGLLYAGFHTGYTFRLPFCRSNVIQQFFCDMPSLLKLSCSETFSNEILIIVTGLGVGGGCFAFIIASYVRIFSTVLKFPVKEDQRKAFSTCIPHIIVVLVFLISGFYXLPPTIFSFCIH